A window from Aquabacterium sp. NJ1 encodes these proteins:
- a CDS encoding crotonase/enoyl-CoA hydratase family protein: protein MSDYNTLNYAVGDDGVLLLTLNRPEQLNSFTVEMANELVDAFTKASDDDRVRAIVVTGAGKAFCAGMDLSVPGNVFGLDETQQPSMQDMRERLDDPAIFNGVRDTGGRVVLSIFNCKKPVIGAINGAAVGIGATMTLPMDIRIASEKARIGFVFGRIGIVPEACSSWFLPRIVGISQALEWTYMADIFDGHEAQRGGLVKAVVPPEQLLDEAMKIARRIATERSAVGIALTRQMMYRNSAQPHPLAAHQVDSLAMFYTSIGDGKEGVQAFLDKRPAQFTSKTSEMPPFYPWWE from the coding sequence ATGAGTGACTACAACACCTTGAACTACGCCGTCGGTGACGATGGCGTGCTGCTGCTGACCCTCAACCGCCCCGAGCAACTCAACTCGTTCACGGTCGAGATGGCCAATGAACTGGTGGACGCGTTCACCAAGGCCAGCGATGACGACCGTGTGCGTGCCATTGTGGTGACCGGTGCCGGCAAGGCCTTCTGCGCCGGCATGGACCTGAGCGTGCCGGGCAATGTGTTTGGCCTGGACGAGACCCAGCAACCCAGCATGCAGGACATGCGCGAGCGCCTGGACGACCCCGCCATCTTCAACGGTGTGCGCGACACCGGTGGTCGCGTGGTGCTGTCCATCTTCAATTGCAAGAAGCCGGTCATCGGCGCGATCAACGGCGCAGCGGTGGGCATCGGCGCCACCATGACCCTGCCCATGGACATCCGCATCGCATCCGAGAAAGCGCGCATCGGCTTTGTGTTCGGTCGCATCGGCATCGTGCCCGAGGCCTGCTCCAGCTGGTTCCTGCCGCGCATCGTGGGCATCTCGCAGGCCCTGGAGTGGACCTACATGGCCGACATCTTCGATGGCCACGAAGCGCAACGTGGTGGCCTGGTCAAGGCCGTGGTGCCGCCTGAGCAGCTGCTGGACGAGGCCATGAAGATCGCACGCCGCATTGCCACCGAGCGCTCGGCCGTGGGCATCGCCTTGACGCGCCAGATGATGTACCGCAACTCGGCCCAGCCGCACCCGCTGGCCGCGCACCAGGTGGACTCGCTGGCCATGTTCTACACCAGCATCGGTGATGGCAAGGAGGGCGTGCAGGCCTTCCTGGACAAGCGTCCGGCGCAGTTCACCAGCAAGACGTCCGAGATGCCGCCGTTCTACCCTTGGTGGGAATGA
- a CDS encoding NUDIX domain-containing protein, with product MSERKSYHVMDATDRTPVEVAVGVLIERDAQGREGRFLLTSRPEGKVYAGYWEFPGGKLEAGETVEQALRRELHEEIGITIGEAHPWQVEVMDYPHARVRLHFCKVYQWQGEFEMREGQHMAWQSLPVEAVPVLPGTIPVLQWLAAERGHQGLTHQEAQAD from the coding sequence ATGTCTGAGCGCAAGAGCTACCACGTGATGGACGCCACCGATCGCACGCCGGTGGAAGTGGCTGTGGGTGTGTTGATCGAGCGTGATGCGCAGGGCCGGGAAGGGCGCTTCCTGCTCACCTCGCGCCCCGAGGGCAAGGTGTACGCAGGCTACTGGGAGTTCCCGGGTGGCAAGCTCGAAGCCGGTGAAACGGTCGAGCAGGCCTTGCGCCGCGAGTTGCATGAAGAGATCGGCATCACCATTGGTGAAGCCCACCCCTGGCAGGTCGAGGTGATGGACTACCCCCACGCACGGGTGCGCCTGCACTTCTGCAAGGTCTACCAATGGCAGGGTGAGTTCGAGATGCGTGAAGGCCAGCACATGGCCTGGCAGAGCCTGCCTGTCGAGGCGGTGCCGGTGTTACCGGGCACCATCCCCGTGTTGCAGTGGCTGGCTGCGGAGCGAGGCCATCAAGGCCTGACCCATCAAGAGGCCCAGGCCGACTGA
- a CDS encoding cytochrome-c peroxidase → MTPALYPPSLRASWRLILAAGASLILSACGGGGGGAPSGSSSSTSQSVGLTATAALGEKIFKDPSLSLNGNQSCASCHVADRGHAGPFSADPAHATETGSDGVSLGGRVAPSIRYLVFNNVPFGIDSEGTAAGGFFWDGRAATLAEQGKGPFLNPKEMANADVATVIAKLAAATYANEFKALYGQAVFNDPQAAFEKVALALQAYQKESPEFTPFSSKYDAFLRGQASLSASELRGLALFNTRDSETDPSKNKGNCVACHPSAIGKDGSFPLFTDFSYDALGVPRNWKVATNPAQFDLGLCDNGTDTINALNASTKAALCGKFKVPSLRNVGLRKAFFHNGRFTSLTDVVTFYVQRDINPDQFYLDAHNQPDVKFNDLPPAYRGNVNTTEGPYNRGPGDNPALSPAEIADVVSFLCTLTDGWAGSDLACQR, encoded by the coding sequence ATGACCCCCGCCTTGTACCCGCCCTCGCTGAGGGCAAGCTGGCGCCTGATCCTGGCGGCCGGCGCCAGCCTGATCCTGAGTGCCTGTGGTGGTGGCGGCGGTGGTGCGCCCTCGGGCAGTTCGTCGTCGACATCGCAGTCGGTGGGTTTGACGGCCACGGCGGCGCTGGGCGAGAAAATCTTCAAGGATCCCAGCCTGTCGCTCAACGGCAACCAGTCCTGCGCCAGTTGTCATGTGGCCGATCGCGGGCACGCCGGGCCGTTTTCGGCCGACCCTGCCCATGCCACTGAAACCGGGTCTGACGGGGTTTCGCTGGGCGGGCGTGTGGCGCCGTCCATCCGCTATCTTGTTTTCAACAACGTGCCTTTCGGTATTGACTCGGAGGGCACGGCCGCGGGTGGCTTCTTCTGGGATGGGCGTGCGGCGACGCTGGCCGAGCAGGGCAAAGGCCCCTTCCTGAACCCCAAGGAAATGGCCAATGCCGATGTGGCCACGGTCATTGCCAAGCTGGCTGCCGCGACGTACGCCAACGAGTTCAAGGCTTTGTACGGGCAGGCTGTCTTCAATGATCCTCAAGCCGCTTTCGAAAAGGTCGCACTGGCCTTGCAGGCCTATCAAAAAGAGTCACCCGAGTTCACGCCGTTCAGCAGCAAGTACGACGCTTTCCTGCGTGGACAGGCCAGCCTGAGCGCCAGCGAATTGCGGGGGCTGGCCCTATTCAACACAAGAGACAGCGAAACGGACCCGAGCAAGAACAAGGGCAATTGCGTAGCCTGCCACCCCAGTGCCATTGGCAAGGACGGCAGCTTCCCCTTGTTCACCGATTTCTCCTACGACGCGCTGGGCGTGCCCCGGAACTGGAAGGTGGCCACCAACCCTGCTCAGTTCGATCTGGGGTTGTGCGACAACGGCACGGACACCATCAATGCCTTGAACGCATCAACCAAAGCCGCGTTGTGCGGCAAGTTCAAGGTGCCTTCGCTGCGCAATGTCGGCTTGCGCAAGGCCTTCTTTCACAACGGGCGCTTCACATCCTTGACCGATGTGGTGACCTTCTACGTGCAGCGCGATATCAACCCGGATCAGTTCTACCTGGATGCCCACAACCAGCCTGACGTCAAGTTCAATGACTTGCCCCCGGCCTACCGCGGCAACGTCAATACCACGGAGGGGCCCTATAACCGCGGCCCTGGTGACAACCCGGCACTCAGCCCTGCAGAGATCGCCGACGTGGTCAGTTTCCTGTGCACGCTGACAGACGGCTGGGCCGGCTCGGACCTGGCCTGCCAGCGTTGA
- a CDS encoding bifunctional UDP-sugar hydrolase/5'-nucleotidase produces the protein MIIRTLCLSLALAFSGGAFAQTASPKSAFTVKIIGFNDYHGNLESPGTFGVNTLVPAASRPAVGGAEYMAAYVARMKAANPLNVVVGAGDYIGASPLISALFFDEPAVETLNKIGVEFNAVGNHEFDKGKDELKRLQNGGCKFTAGVQDPNSCKGFGSAAPGSFDGARYKWLSANVIDTATGKTLLPAYGIKTFNGVKVAFIGMTLKGTPGIVTPTGVAGLSFQDEADTVNALVPRLRAQGIESIVVLVHQGGFQNVVTGTTNQPTTSDINGCTGDLLNTNGTDSDIRAIVKRLDNAVDLVISGHTHAAYNCSANTIDVRGTTLANAVTTPRPTGMPNKIGRLIPVTSSSAFGRVLTEVDVSIDPGTRDIVAVSPHNVLVDRTDAAINAAIIANPEVKNVVAAYKAAVSPLANSVIASITAPMTNAANTAGEMEAGDLIADAQLAATQPASLGGAVMAFMNAGGVRNPGFVNTAGVYPYDLTYGDAFTTQPFGNSLVTMTLTAQQLKDVLEQQFANCNGQGSANRIMQISNGLKYTWDSAGTCGTRIVDVTYTPTDVTVAPPVVTGPTEFIVQGGVVQNPAKTYRVTVNNFMATGGDGFGVLVGGTNQLGGAQDIDALTAYLANYKAPSAAYNPASAVLGKPRITRQ, from the coding sequence ATGATCATTCGCACCCTGTGCCTCAGCCTGGCGCTGGCTTTTTCTGGTGGCGCCTTTGCCCAGACCGCCTCGCCCAAGTCGGCCTTCACCGTCAAGATCATTGGCTTCAATGATTACCACGGCAACCTGGAGTCACCTGGCACTTTTGGTGTCAACACCCTGGTGCCCGCGGCCAGCCGCCCTGCAGTGGGTGGCGCCGAGTACATGGCCGCCTACGTGGCCCGCATGAAGGCAGCCAACCCGCTGAACGTGGTGGTGGGTGCAGGTGACTACATTGGCGCCTCGCCCTTGATCTCTGCGCTGTTCTTCGATGAGCCCGCCGTCGAAACGCTCAACAAGATCGGCGTGGAGTTCAACGCCGTGGGCAACCACGAGTTCGACAAGGGCAAGGACGAGCTCAAGCGCCTGCAGAACGGTGGTTGCAAGTTCACCGCGGGCGTGCAGGATCCCAATAGCTGCAAGGGCTTTGGCTCGGCTGCGCCGGGCAGCTTTGATGGCGCCAGGTACAAGTGGCTGTCTGCCAATGTGATCGACACCGCCACCGGCAAGACCTTGTTGCCCGCCTACGGCATCAAGACCTTCAATGGCGTGAAGGTGGCCTTCATCGGCATGACGCTCAAGGGCACGCCCGGCATCGTGACGCCCACCGGCGTGGCCGGCCTGAGCTTCCAGGACGAGGCCGACACGGTCAATGCCCTGGTGCCTCGCCTGCGTGCCCAAGGCATCGAATCCATCGTGGTGCTGGTGCACCAGGGCGGCTTCCAGAACGTGGTGACCGGCACGACCAACCAGCCCACCACCAGCGACATCAACGGTTGCACGGGTGACCTGCTCAACACCAACGGTACCGACTCCGACATCCGCGCCATCGTCAAGCGCCTGGACAACGCCGTGGACCTGGTCATCAGCGGCCACACGCATGCGGCCTACAACTGCTCGGCCAACACCATCGACGTGCGTGGCACCACGCTGGCCAACGCCGTGACCACGCCGCGCCCCACAGGCATGCCCAACAAGATTGGTCGCCTGATCCCGGTGACCAGCTCCAGTGCCTTTGGCCGTGTGCTGACCGAGGTGGACGTGAGCATTGACCCCGGCACGCGCGACATCGTGGCCGTGAGCCCGCACAACGTGCTGGTGGACCGCACCGATGCGGCCATCAACGCGGCCATCATCGCCAACCCCGAGGTCAAGAACGTGGTCGCGGCCTACAAGGCGGCCGTGTCCCCGTTGGCCAACTCCGTCATCGCCAGCATCACGGCGCCGATGACCAACGCGGCCAACACCGCCGGTGAAATGGAAGCGGGCGACCTGATCGCCGATGCCCAACTGGCGGCCACACAGCCCGCCTCGCTGGGCGGGGCCGTGATGGCCTTCATGAACGCGGGCGGCGTGCGCAACCCGGGCTTTGTCAACACAGCGGGTGTGTATCCCTATGACCTGACCTATGGCGATGCGTTCACCACCCAGCCTTTCGGCAACAGCCTGGTGACGATGACGCTGACGGCACAACAACTCAAGGATGTGCTGGAGCAGCAGTTCGCCAACTGCAATGGCCAGGGCTCGGCCAACCGCATCATGCAGATCTCCAACGGCCTGAAGTACACCTGGGACTCGGCTGGCACCTGTGGCACCCGCATCGTGGACGTGACCTACACGCCCACCGACGTGACGGTGGCCCCGCCGGTGGTCACCGGCCCGACCGAGTTCATCGTGCAGGGCGGCGTGGTGCAGAACCCGGCCAAGACCTACCGCGTGACGGTCAACAACTTCATGGCCACGGGCGGTGACGGCTTTGGCGTGCTGGTGGGCGGCACGAACCAGTTGGGCGGCGCGCAGGACATCGATGCCCTGACTGCTTATCTGGCCAATTACAAGGCCCCGAGTGCGGCCTACAACCCGGCCAGCGCGGTGCTGGGCAAGCCCCGGATCACGCGCCAGTGA
- a CDS encoding NADH:flavin oxidoreductase/NADH oxidase family protein, protein MTPQAVLAQPFTLPNGQVIKNRLFKSAMSEALSDRTCVATPELARLYGAWADGGIGLCVTGNVMIDKRALGEPGNVVIEDDSHLPALKAWAQAATRNGTQCWVQLNHPGKQSPKGLNKETVSPSAVPFRPEMKMMFATPRELTEAEIHGLIQRFANAAAIVKKAGFTGVQIHGAHGYLVSQFLSPHHNRRNDAWGGTPEKRRRFVLEVYRAMREQVGPDFAIGIKLNSADFQRGGFTEEESLDTIRALADAGIDLVEISGGTYEAPAMTGVKASKEPVKESTRQREAYFLAFAEKARKAVKTPLVVTGGFRSVRGMADAISSGAVDFVGLARALAIEPDVPKRLLAGQEPREQVRPLKTGISFVDKTGLMEVSWYTGQLKRIGRGQAPKPRESALWVFVKIMAQQAGLGRKKAPKRLRAT, encoded by the coding sequence ATGACGCCTCAGGCTGTGCTGGCTCAACCGTTCACCCTGCCCAATGGGCAAGTGATCAAGAACCGTTTGTTCAAGTCTGCGATGAGCGAGGCCTTGAGCGACCGCACTTGTGTGGCCACGCCGGAACTGGCCCGCTTGTATGGCGCCTGGGCGGACGGCGGCATCGGCTTGTGCGTCACCGGCAACGTGATGATCGACAAGCGCGCCCTGGGTGAGCCCGGCAATGTGGTCATCGAAGACGACTCGCATCTGCCGGCACTCAAGGCCTGGGCACAAGCAGCCACACGCAACGGCACGCAATGCTGGGTGCAACTCAATCACCCGGGCAAGCAATCGCCCAAAGGCCTGAACAAGGAAACCGTGTCGCCCTCGGCCGTGCCCTTCAGGCCCGAGATGAAGATGATGTTCGCCACGCCACGTGAACTCACGGAAGCCGAGATCCACGGCCTGATCCAGCGTTTTGCCAATGCCGCCGCCATCGTCAAGAAGGCGGGCTTCACGGGTGTGCAGATCCACGGTGCGCACGGCTACCTGGTCAGCCAGTTCCTGTCACCACACCACAACCGCCGCAACGATGCATGGGGTGGCACACCCGAGAAGCGCCGCCGCTTTGTGCTGGAGGTCTACCGCGCCATGCGTGAACAGGTGGGGCCGGACTTCGCCATCGGCATCAAGCTGAACTCGGCGGATTTCCAGCGTGGTGGCTTCACTGAAGAAGAGTCGCTGGACACCATCCGCGCCCTGGCCGATGCCGGCATCGACCTGGTCGAGATCTCGGGTGGCACGTATGAAGCACCCGCCATGACCGGTGTGAAGGCCAGCAAGGAGCCCGTCAAGGAAAGCACGCGTCAGCGTGAAGCCTATTTCCTGGCCTTCGCTGAAAAGGCCCGCAAGGCCGTGAAGACGCCGCTGGTGGTCACGGGCGGCTTCCGTTCGGTGCGCGGCATGGCGGACGCCATCTCCTCGGGCGCGGTGGATTTTGTGGGCCTGGCGCGTGCGCTGGCCATCGAGCCCGATGTGCCCAAGCGCCTGTTGGCCGGGCAGGAGCCGCGCGAGCAGGTGCGCCCGCTCAAGACCGGCATCTCCTTCGTCGACAAGACCGGCTTGATGGAGGTGTCCTGGTACACCGGCCAGCTCAAGCGCATCGGCCGGGGTCAGGCGCCCAAGCCGCGTGAATCGGCCCTGTGGGTCTTCGTCAAGATCATGGCCCAGCAGGCGGGCCTGGGGCGCAAGAAGGCGCCCAAGCGGTTGCGCGCGACCTGA
- a CDS encoding SWIB/MDM2 domain-containing protein yields MATAKKAPAKKAAPAKKAAAPAAKKAAVKRAPNAAFLKPLTPSAALAAVIGAAPLPRTEVTKKVWEYIKKHNLQDAANKRNINADDKLKVIFKKPQVTMFELTKLISDQLS; encoded by the coding sequence ATGGCAACTGCGAAGAAAGCCCCGGCCAAAAAGGCCGCTCCCGCCAAGAAAGCTGCAGCACCTGCTGCCAAGAAGGCCGCCGTCAAGCGCGCGCCCAATGCTGCTTTCCTGAAACCTCTGACCCCGAGCGCTGCACTGGCCGCCGTCATCGGCGCCGCGCCGCTGCCACGCACGGAAGTCACCAAGAAGGTGTGGGAGTACATCAAGAAGCACAATCTGCAAGATGCCGCCAACAAGCGCAACATCAATGCAGATGACAAGCTGAAGGTCATCTTCAAGAAGCCCCAGGTCACGATGTTCGAACTGACCAAGCTGATCAGCGACCAACTGTCCTGA
- a CDS encoding ATP-binding protein, whose protein sequence is MAQPALDSLLIRAERLVAQLESLLPHHLSEPDWGASVAWRYRRRGGASAWGGAALEPVRHVAVIRYEDLQEVDTQKGRFARNLAQFVAGKPANNVLLSGARGTGKSSLVKAGLQAHAAQGLRLIEVDKADMIDLPDLIDLVSGRPERFVIFCDDLSFDEGEPGYKALKSILDGTVSASGDNVMVIATSNRRHLLPEYHSDNKTYKHTADGELHPGEVVEEKISLSERFGLWISFYPFTQEEYLAIVAQWLAHFGLPDTAMETARPEALVWAIERGSRSGRVAYQFARDFAGRDHV, encoded by the coding sequence ATGGCTCAACCTGCTCTCGACTCTTTGCTGATCCGCGCCGAACGGCTCGTCGCGCAACTGGAATCTTTGCTGCCGCATCATCTGAGCGAACCCGATTGGGGCGCATCGGTGGCCTGGCGTTATCGCCGGCGCGGTGGTGCTTCGGCCTGGGGCGGCGCCGCGCTGGAGCCCGTGCGCCATGTGGCCGTCATCCGCTATGAAGACCTGCAGGAGGTCGACACGCAAAAGGGCCGCTTTGCCCGCAACCTGGCGCAGTTCGTGGCGGGCAAGCCAGCCAACAACGTGCTGCTGTCCGGTGCGCGCGGCACAGGCAAGTCCTCGCTGGTCAAAGCGGGCTTGCAGGCCCACGCGGCGCAAGGCCTGCGCCTGATCGAGGTCGACAAGGCCGACATGATCGACCTGCCTGACCTCATCGACCTGGTCAGCGGCCGGCCCGAGCGCTTCGTGATCTTCTGTGATGACCTCAGCTTCGATGAGGGCGAACCCGGCTACAAGGCGCTCAAGTCCATCCTGGACGGCACCGTGTCGGCCAGTGGTGACAACGTGATGGTCATCGCCACCTCCAACCGTCGCCACCTGCTGCCCGAATACCATTCGGACAACAAGACCTACAAGCACACCGCCGATGGCGAGCTGCACCCGGGTGAAGTGGTGGAAGAAAAGATCTCCTTGTCCGAGCGCTTCGGCTTGTGGATCAGCTTCTACCCCTTCACGCAGGAGGAGTATCTGGCCATCGTGGCGCAGTGGCTGGCGCACTTTGGCTTGCCTGACACGGCCATGGAAACCGCACGCCCCGAGGCCCTGGTCTGGGCCATCGAGCGGGGCTCACGTTCGGGACGTGTGGCCTATCAATTCGCGCGTGACTTTGCGGGCCGTGACCATGTCTGA